A stretch of Telopea speciosissima isolate NSW1024214 ecotype Mountain lineage chromosome 11, Tspe_v1, whole genome shotgun sequence DNA encodes these proteins:
- the LOC122646336 gene encoding homeobox-leucine zipper protein HOX3-like isoform X2, whose protein sequence is MAVLPSTPSCLELTISVPGFTSSPSIPSSGGCVMRDLDINQVPSGAEEEWMIMGSAEDEEECVGGPPRKKLRLTKEQSRLLEESFRENHTLNPKQKEALALQLKLKPRQVEVWFQNRRARTKLKQTEMECEYLKRWFGSLTEENRRLQREVEELRAMRVGPPTVMSPHSSEPMPASTLTMCPRCERVTSTSSTLSLDKGPTISTAMVPLSFHHPNTKTPPVLHHSRHPSAAC, encoded by the exons ATGGCGGTTCTACCTTCAACCCCTTCTTGTTTGGAGTTAACTATATCAGTTCCTGGTTTCACTTCATCCCCATCTATTCCATCTTCTG GTGGTTGCGTGATGAGGGATTTGGACATAAATCAAGTGCCTTCAGGAGCAGAGGAAGAATGGATGATTATGGGAAGCgcagaggatgaagaagagtgCGTCGGTGGTCCTCCCCGTAAAAAGCTTCGCCTCACAAAGGAACAATCTCGtcttcttgaagaaagcttCAGAGAAAACCATACCCTGAAtcct AAGCAAAAAGAAGCTCTGGCTTTACAGTTGAAGCTGAAACCACGGCAAGTTGAAGTCTGGTTTCAAAACCGCAGAGCCAG GACAAAGTTGAAGCAAACAGAGATGGAATGCGAGTACCTGAAGAGGTGGTTCGGATCGCTGACGGAGGAGAATCGGAGACTACAAAGAGAGGTGGAGGAGCTGAGAGCCATGAGGGTGGGGCCACCGACGGTGATGTCTCCACATAGTAGCGAGCCCATGCCGGCATCGACGCTGACGATGTGCCCGAGGTGCGAAAGAGTGACGAGCACGAGTAGTACCCTATCACTCGACAAGGGCCCCACAATCTCGACGGCCATGGTTCCCTTGTCCTTCCATCATCCCAATACAAAGACCCCACCAGTCCTCCACCACTCCAGACATCCTTCCGCCGCTTGTTAA
- the LOC122646336 gene encoding homeobox-leucine zipper protein HOX3-like isoform X1 — MAVLPSTPSCLELTISVPGFTSSPSIPSSEGGCVMRDLDINQVPSGAEEEWMIMGSAEDEEECVGGPPRKKLRLTKEQSRLLEESFRENHTLNPKQKEALALQLKLKPRQVEVWFQNRRARTKLKQTEMECEYLKRWFGSLTEENRRLQREVEELRAMRVGPPTVMSPHSSEPMPASTLTMCPRCERVTSTSSTLSLDKGPTISTAMVPLSFHHPNTKTPPVLHHSRHPSAAC; from the exons ATGGCGGTTCTACCTTCAACCCCTTCTTGTTTGGAGTTAACTATATCAGTTCCTGGTTTCACTTCATCCCCATCTATTCCATCTTCTG AAGGTGGTTGCGTGATGAGGGATTTGGACATAAATCAAGTGCCTTCAGGAGCAGAGGAAGAATGGATGATTATGGGAAGCgcagaggatgaagaagagtgCGTCGGTGGTCCTCCCCGTAAAAAGCTTCGCCTCACAAAGGAACAATCTCGtcttcttgaagaaagcttCAGAGAAAACCATACCCTGAAtcct AAGCAAAAAGAAGCTCTGGCTTTACAGTTGAAGCTGAAACCACGGCAAGTTGAAGTCTGGTTTCAAAACCGCAGAGCCAG GACAAAGTTGAAGCAAACAGAGATGGAATGCGAGTACCTGAAGAGGTGGTTCGGATCGCTGACGGAGGAGAATCGGAGACTACAAAGAGAGGTGGAGGAGCTGAGAGCCATGAGGGTGGGGCCACCGACGGTGATGTCTCCACATAGTAGCGAGCCCATGCCGGCATCGACGCTGACGATGTGCCCGAGGTGCGAAAGAGTGACGAGCACGAGTAGTACCCTATCACTCGACAAGGGCCCCACAATCTCGACGGCCATGGTTCCCTTGTCCTTCCATCATCCCAATACAAAGACCCCACCAGTCCTCCACCACTCCAGACATCCTTCCGCCGCTTGTTAA
- the LOC122644649 gene encoding protein MOTHER of FT and TFL1-like: MAASVEPLVVGRVIGDVIDMFVPSVSMSVYYGPKHIANGCEIKPSTTINPPKVLISGPFHELFTLVMTDPDAPSPSEPNMRELVHWIVVNIPGGTNPTRGKEILSYANPRPHLGIHRFIFVLYKQKYEVNDVEEPEPRSNFSTRAFANNLELGVPVATVYFNAQKEPASRRR; this comes from the exons ATGGCTGCTTCTGTGGAACCGCTTGTAGTTGGGCGAGTGATAGGAGATGTTATAGACATGTTTGTTCCCTCAGTAAGCATGTCCGTCTACTATGGCCCAAAGCATATTGCTAATGGCTGTGAAATCAAGCCTTCCACCACCATCAATCCTCCCAAAGTCCTCATCTCAGGCCCCTTTCACGAACTCTTCACTCTG GTAATGACTGACCCAGATGCACCAAGCCCCAGTGAACCCAACATGCGTGAACTAGTCCATTG GATAGTGGTTAATATTCCTGGTGGAACAAACCCTACCcgtg GGAAAGAGATACTTTCTTACGCGAACCCTCGTCCACATTTAGGCATACACCGCTTCATCTTTGTGTTGTACAAGCAGAAGTATGAGGTGAATGATGTGGAGGAGCCGGAGCCGCGCAGCAACTTTAGTACCAGAGCTTTTGCCAATAATCTCGAGCTCGGAGTTCCCGTGGCTACCGTCTACTTCAATGCCCAGAAGGAGCCGGCAAGCAGGAGACGCTGA